Proteins encoded in a region of the Gulosibacter sediminis genome:
- a CDS encoding aspartate aminotransferase family protein, which produces MLHEELIRRDAAAIAGVEKLRFFPATMKSGSGAHLTALDGRDYLDLTATWTAAGLGYGHPRVAAAVTEVLRGQPGAGLSIMHEPAVLLAERLLALAPGQGDRRVYLGHAGSDACDVALRCARHATGKRKIVAFNHSYHGGFGVAQAVSGVLVEGGAQVDPDAVFVPYPNPLRPHKGTVAESVADALAQVETALAGGDVAVVVVEPILADGGLVVPPPGFLAQLAELVHRFDTLLMIDEVKVGLARTGRMHAYEHDAVTPDIVCFGKSLGGGLPIGAAVGPAWVLDAPSASALLTMAGNPVCATAALAVLDELEEQDYASRAASLGAYFAERLRDLMAGGGVQGGRSAGYIGDVRGHGLYIGLELVLDRDTAAIASDMTRKVIYRMWQLGVTVFSVGENVLEITPPLVITRADIDTAIGVIDQAICDVADGAVNDAEVAAYSGW; this is translated from the coding sequence TTGTTGCATGAGGAACTGATTCGTCGTGACGCCGCGGCAATTGCCGGTGTCGAGAAGCTGCGGTTTTTTCCCGCCACCATGAAGTCGGGCTCCGGTGCACATCTGACGGCACTAGATGGTCGAGACTATCTGGATCTCACGGCCACGTGGACTGCGGCAGGACTCGGCTACGGGCATCCGAGAGTCGCTGCTGCCGTCACGGAGGTGTTGCGGGGACAGCCTGGGGCCGGTTTGTCGATCATGCACGAGCCGGCGGTCTTGCTGGCTGAGCGATTACTCGCCCTCGCACCTGGTCAGGGCGATCGCCGCGTTTATCTTGGCCATGCTGGTTCTGATGCGTGTGATGTCGCGCTCAGGTGCGCTCGGCACGCGACGGGCAAACGAAAAATTGTCGCGTTCAACCACTCATATCATGGTGGCTTCGGTGTTGCGCAAGCAGTCTCTGGCGTGCTCGTGGAAGGGGGTGCTCAGGTTGATCCGGATGCAGTTTTTGTACCGTATCCCAACCCCCTGCGTCCGCACAAAGGAACGGTGGCAGAGTCGGTAGCGGATGCGCTCGCGCAAGTCGAAACCGCCCTGGCGGGTGGCGACGTTGCGGTGGTCGTGGTCGAGCCAATCCTTGCAGATGGGGGCCTCGTCGTGCCGCCGCCGGGCTTCCTCGCACAACTGGCAGAACTCGTGCACCGGTTCGACACGCTGCTGATGATTGACGAAGTCAAAGTGGGGTTAGCGAGGACAGGCCGGATGCACGCCTACGAGCACGACGCAGTCACCCCCGACATCGTCTGCTTCGGAAAGTCCCTCGGCGGCGGCCTCCCGATTGGTGCCGCGGTAGGGCCCGCTTGGGTGCTTGATGCACCATCAGCCTCAGCACTGCTGACGATGGCGGGCAACCCCGTATGCGCAACTGCTGCGCTTGCGGTGCTCGATGAACTCGAGGAACAAGACTACGCGTCTCGCGCAGCATCGCTCGGCGCCTATTTCGCTGAGCGACTGCGTGACCTAATGGCTGGCGGTGGCGTTCAGGGTGGGCGGAGTGCCGGGTATATCGGCGACGTCCGCGGACATGGCCTCTACATTGGGCTAGAACTCGTCCTCGATCGCGACACCGCAGCCATCGCTAGTGATATGACCCGCAAGGTTATCTACCGCATGTGGCAACTCGGGGTGACAGTTTTCTCTGTCGGTGAGAATGTCCTCGAGATAACACCCCCGCTGGTAATAACTCGCGCGGATATCGACACAGCTATCGGTGTCATCGATCAGGCTATCTGCGACGTCGCCGACGGCGCAGTCAACGATGCGGAGGTCGCTGCATATTCGGGTTGGTAA
- a CDS encoding polysaccharide deacetylase family protein, whose protein sequence is MADHEQNTKNRWYRNDDVTGIPGPDREIPGYGPRPPRVRWNGDAKLAINVVVNYEEGSEHSFAMGDGHNEGMHEIPFHVEGQRDLAKESFFEYGSRAGIWRLFRVFDRHEIPATIFGSAVALERNPAVAEKMIERGDDLVGHGYRWIDHYEYSRDEEKVVIDRAMNSFESLGLATNGWYCREMSVNTRELLVEDGRFAFDSDYYGDDIPHWTQVGGKSHLVVPYSLVVNDCRYVMGTGYASPTDFVDTAKRTVLQLLDDGDDCGRMMSIGLHPRITGNPARAHALAEFIAWAKGLDGVTFMRRSDIADQFIAQVPAPAATHSRSGVQDNQREPDLVA, encoded by the coding sequence ATGGCAGACCACGAGCAAAACACTAAGAACCGCTGGTACCGAAACGACGACGTAACGGGAATCCCCGGGCCAGATCGGGAGATTCCGGGATACGGCCCCCGGCCGCCGCGCGTGCGCTGGAACGGGGACGCGAAGCTCGCGATCAACGTCGTCGTCAATTACGAGGAGGGCTCGGAACACTCGTTCGCGATGGGCGATGGCCACAACGAGGGCATGCACGAGATCCCGTTTCATGTTGAAGGTCAGCGCGATCTCGCCAAAGAGTCCTTCTTCGAGTACGGCTCACGGGCGGGGATCTGGCGCTTGTTCCGCGTCTTTGACCGTCACGAAATCCCCGCGACCATTTTTGGTTCGGCGGTGGCGCTGGAGCGCAACCCTGCCGTCGCAGAAAAGATGATTGAGCGCGGTGACGACCTCGTCGGCCACGGCTACCGCTGGATTGACCATTACGAGTACTCCCGTGACGAGGAGAAGGTAGTGATTGATCGTGCAATGAATTCTTTTGAGAGTCTCGGCCTAGCGACCAACGGATGGTACTGCCGAGAGATGTCGGTAAATACCCGCGAACTGCTCGTCGAGGACGGTCGCTTCGCCTTCGACTCTGACTACTACGGTGACGACATCCCGCATTGGACTCAGGTGGGAGGCAAGTCACACCTTGTAGTGCCGTATTCGCTGGTTGTGAACGATTGTCGCTACGTCATGGGCACTGGGTACGCTTCTCCCACCGACTTCGTCGATACAGCCAAGCGCACGGTACTGCAGTTGCTCGACGACGGAGACGATTGCGGGCGCATGATGTCGATCGGCCTGCATCCCCGGATTACTGGCAATCCAGCCCGGGCACACGCACTTGCCGAGTTCATCGCTTGGGCGAAGGGACTTGACGGCGTCACTTTCATGCGCCGCAGCGACATCGCGGATCAGTTCATTGCCCAGGTGCCGGCTCCCGCGGCCACCCATAGCCGTTCCGGGGTCCAGGACAACCAGCGGGAGCCCGATCTTGTTGCATGA
- a CDS encoding Nramp family divalent metal transporter — MANSKQSLPRVQTPGTGYGRVSTQAIDTMIHTERKRRGMWRTLALMGPAFVAGAWQFGPGNLTTAVHAGSSYQYTLIWVIAVSTLLMIFITDMSVRLGIKSPVSLITSIKEHLGGVVGVLAGVGVFLICLCFSVGNAVGSGLGLSMLIPGSSPVMWTVIVSVLVAALLMLRSVYKVIERVLIVIVALMAVCFIVSAFVANPDWAAAGSGLLPTAPDGSWLLIVALVGTNLSINAAFFTAYGTKERERTEADYRDITLVDTIPGIIAPGVMTALVIVVAASVLGQTGEGAESIAALAKIFEPLAGPIGGFIFALGFFGAAFSSMITNAMAGGTLLSDAFGKGASASTTVARIAAGAILAWGVGITLVFQSSPVQLIVIAQALTVFIAPVLAIIIVVMANRRSLMHEMTNTWWQNLFGILGIAAVLALSIRLGFSLWA, encoded by the coding sequence ATGGCGAACTCCAAACAATCTCTTCCGCGCGTGCAGACCCCCGGAACCGGTTACGGACGCGTGAGCACGCAGGCGATCGACACGATGATTCACACCGAGCGCAAGCGCCGAGGCATGTGGCGCACCCTCGCGCTCATGGGGCCGGCCTTCGTCGCCGGCGCGTGGCAGTTCGGGCCCGGCAACCTCACGACCGCGGTGCATGCGGGCAGCTCGTACCAGTACACGCTGATCTGGGTCATCGCGGTCTCGACCCTGCTCATGATTTTCATCACCGACATGTCGGTGCGACTCGGTATCAAATCGCCGGTGTCGCTGATCACCTCGATCAAGGAGCACCTTGGCGGTGTCGTCGGCGTGCTCGCCGGCGTCGGGGTGTTCCTGATCTGCCTCTGCTTCTCTGTCGGCAACGCGGTCGGCTCGGGACTCGGGCTGTCGATGCTGATTCCCGGATCGTCGCCGGTGATGTGGACGGTCATCGTGAGCGTCCTCGTGGCCGCGCTGCTCATGCTGCGGTCGGTGTACAAGGTGATCGAGCGCGTGCTCATCGTGATCGTCGCGCTCATGGCCGTGTGCTTCATCGTGAGCGCGTTCGTCGCGAACCCCGACTGGGCGGCAGCCGGTTCGGGCCTGCTGCCGACCGCGCCCGACGGCTCGTGGCTGCTCATCGTCGCGCTGGTTGGCACCAACCTCTCGATTAACGCCGCGTTCTTCACGGCGTACGGCACGAAGGAGCGCGAGCGCACCGAGGCCGACTACCGCGACATCACGCTCGTCGACACGATTCCGGGCATCATCGCGCCCGGCGTCATGACGGCGCTCGTCATCGTGGTCGCCGCGTCGGTGCTCGGCCAGACCGGCGAGGGCGCCGAGTCGATCGCCGCGCTCGCGAAGATTTTCGAGCCGCTCGCGGGGCCGATTGGCGGATTCATCTTCGCGCTCGGCTTCTTCGGCGCCGCGTTCTCGTCGATGATCACGAACGCGATGGCCGGCGGCACGCTGCTCTCGGATGCGTTTGGCAAGGGAGCGAGCGCGAGTACGACCGTCGCGCGCATCGCGGCCGGCGCGATTCTCGCATGGGGCGTGGGCATCACGCTCGTGTTCCAGAGCTCGCCGGTGCAGCTCATCGTGATCGCGCAGGCGCTGACCGTGTTCATTGCGCCGGTGCTCGCGATCATCATCGTCGTCATGGCGAACCGCCGCAGCCTCATGCACGAGATGACGAACACCTGGTGGCAGAACCTGTTCGGCATCCTTGGCATCGCCGCGGTGCTCGCGCTCTCGATCCGCCTCGGCTTCTCGCTCTGGGCGTAG
- a CDS encoding dihydrodipicolinate synthase family protein: MSLDLRGLNPAPVTPFTEAGEVDFDAIQRLGSWLGSIDGVKSLTVLGHAGEGTFLTEAEQLDVIRAFVASTDGRIPVIAGITKEGNKTAALEAKDAVAAGASAGLVYPSHGWLRFGYQDGAPQTRYRDIYEESGLPLILFQYPDNTKASYNLETQLDIAGQEGVFATKNGVRNMRRWYTEIPALRAAHPDLQILSCHDEYLLPTMFDVDGLLVGYGNIAPEALVELIEAGKAHDYDRAHAIHERLLPVTQNVYHRGSHMEGTVALKWGLVHRGILNHATVRTPLLPLAEGADAEIAAAFDAAGIGQVAYA; encoded by the coding sequence ATGTCGCTCGACCTCCGCGGACTCAACCCCGCACCCGTAACCCCGTTCACCGAAGCCGGCGAAGTCGACTTCGACGCGATCCAGCGCCTCGGCTCCTGGCTCGGCTCGATCGACGGCGTCAAGAGCCTCACCGTGCTCGGCCACGCCGGCGAGGGTACCTTCCTCACCGAAGCCGAGCAGCTCGACGTCATCCGCGCGTTCGTCGCCTCGACCGACGGCCGCATCCCGGTCATCGCCGGCATCACCAAGGAAGGCAACAAGACCGCCGCCCTCGAGGCGAAGGATGCGGTGGCCGCCGGCGCCTCGGCCGGCCTCGTCTACCCGTCGCACGGCTGGCTCCGCTTCGGCTACCAGGACGGCGCGCCGCAGACCCGCTACCGCGACATCTACGAGGAAAGCGGCCTCCCACTCATCCTTTTCCAGTACCCCGACAACACCAAGGCGAGCTACAACCTCGAAACCCAGCTCGACATCGCCGGCCAGGAGGGCGTGTTCGCCACGAAGAACGGCGTGCGCAACATGCGCCGTTGGTACACCGAGATCCCCGCGCTGCGTGCCGCGCATCCCGACCTGCAGATTCTCTCGTGCCACGACGAGTACCTGCTGCCCACGATGTTCGATGTCGACGGCCTGCTCGTCGGCTACGGCAACATCGCGCCCGAGGCGCTCGTCGAGCTCATCGAGGCGGGCAAGGCGCACGACTACGACCGCGCCCACGCCATTCACGAGCGCCTGCTGCCCGTGACGCAGAACGTCTACCACCGCGGCTCGCACATGGAGGGCACCGTCGCGCTGAAGTGGGGCCTCGTGCACCGCGGCATCCTCAACCACGCCACCGTGCGCACCCCGCTGCTGCCGCTGGCCGAGGGCGCGGACGCGGAGATCGCGGCCGCGTTCGACGCGGCGGGCATCGGCCAGGTCGCGTACGCCTAG
- a CDS encoding LacI family DNA-binding transcriptional regulator: protein MTNASGQVVTLRDVAAAAGVSVSTVSRALDDRLPSSKGASAERIRELASSLGYRRNVYASGLRRGATGTIGVLVPRLTDVVMSMLFESLERAGRAKGYFAVVATCGDDQADEQRATETLLDRNVDGLVLATARLDDVLTSSLRDRQIPHVLALRTDRRSPSVLGDDETGGYLAVRHLVDLGHRDIAMIMGPEFASSAVDRLEGARRAFAEAGLELPESRIRSGSYSLEEGYRAGAELIDTEAPTAIFAANDNLAIGALRAAHERGLTPGRDISIVGYNDIPLASRLPVPLTSVHTAFDQIASAAIELLLAGDAEPPRAPERIMPTLIPRASTALPRA from the coding sequence ATGACCAACGCATCAGGTCAGGTGGTGACGCTCCGCGACGTTGCCGCCGCCGCGGGCGTGAGCGTGTCGACGGTGAGCCGCGCACTCGACGACCGACTGCCGAGCTCGAAGGGGGCCTCAGCCGAGCGCATCCGTGAGCTCGCGAGCTCGCTCGGGTATCGACGCAACGTGTACGCCTCCGGCCTGCGCCGCGGCGCGACCGGCACGATCGGCGTGCTCGTGCCGCGGCTGACGGATGTGGTGATGTCGATGCTGTTCGAGTCGCTCGAGCGCGCGGGCAGGGCGAAGGGCTACTTCGCCGTCGTCGCGACCTGCGGCGATGACCAGGCGGATGAGCAGCGCGCGACCGAGACGCTGCTCGACCGCAACGTCGACGGGCTCGTGCTCGCGACCGCTCGGCTCGATGATGTGCTCACCTCGTCGCTGCGCGATCGGCAGATTCCGCACGTGCTCGCGCTGCGCACCGACCGCCGCAGCCCCTCGGTGCTCGGTGATGACGAGACCGGCGGCTACCTCGCGGTGCGGCACCTCGTCGACCTCGGGCATCGCGACATCGCGATGATCATGGGGCCGGAGTTCGCGTCGAGTGCCGTCGATCGGCTCGAGGGTGCGCGGCGCGCGTTCGCCGAGGCCGGCCTCGAGTTGCCGGAGTCGCGGATTCGCAGCGGGAGCTACAGCCTCGAGGAGGGCTACCGGGCCGGCGCCGAACTGATCGACACCGAGGCACCGACCGCGATCTTTGCGGCGAACGACAACCTGGCGATCGGCGCGCTGCGCGCCGCCCACGAGCGCGGGCTGACGCCCGGGCGCGACATTTCGATCGTCGGCTACAACGACATTCCGCTCGCCTCGCGCCTGCCGGTGCCGCTCACCTCGGTGCACACGGCCTTCGACCAGATCGCGTCGGCCGCGATCGAGCTGCTGCTCGCAGGTGACGCCGAGCCCCCGCGCGCCCCGGAACGCATCATGCCCACCCTCATCCCCCGAGCCTCAACGGCCCTGCCCCGCGCGTGA
- a CDS encoding APC family permease → MPRSTLAQQLFRVKPVPAEPGTSTGLLPRSMGLLQLTFMGVGATVGTGIFFILSEVVPIAGPAAIWSFVIAGAVAGLSALCYAELSSSVPVAGSSYSYAYSTLGELPAMGVAACLLLEYGVSAAAVAVGWAQYVNQLLLNLFGFELPQAISAAPEEGGVINLPAVLLVVMCMLLLIRGTSESAIANTIMVSLKLAVLVFFAAIAVTGWNVDNFAEFAPFGFSGVMTGAGIVFFSYVGLDAVSTTGEEAKNPRRNLPIAIIAALVIVTAMYLMVVVTALGAQPADEFEGQSAGLAVILERIVGASWPGTVLAIGAVISIFSVTLVVLYGQTRILYAMSRDGMAPRVFGRVNKRTGTPIANTVIVGVAVALLAGVIPINFLAEMTSIGTLMAFLVVAIAVMVLRHREPGLDRKFRLPLHPLIPVLTVAGCVWIIKDLRPITILMFALWTAVVLVWYFLVGRKNSELGRQLETGLIVLVGPGKYRAGDAASNGNAAARATVPRGPDAAGVDAMRANENALAEDRNRRPRS, encoded by the coding sequence ATGCCTCGATCGACCCTCGCGCAACAACTGTTTCGGGTGAAGCCCGTTCCCGCCGAACCCGGAACTAGCACGGGGTTGCTGCCTCGCAGTATGGGACTGCTCCAGCTCACGTTTATGGGCGTCGGTGCGACGGTCGGCACGGGCATCTTCTTCATCCTGTCGGAGGTCGTGCCGATTGCTGGCCCGGCGGCGATCTGGTCGTTCGTCATCGCGGGCGCCGTCGCGGGGCTATCGGCGCTCTGCTATGCCGAGCTTTCGAGCAGCGTGCCGGTCGCCGGATCGTCGTACAGCTACGCGTATTCGACGCTCGGCGAACTGCCGGCGATGGGCGTCGCCGCCTGCCTGCTGCTCGAGTACGGGGTCTCGGCCGCCGCCGTGGCGGTGGGCTGGGCGCAGTATGTGAACCAGTTGTTGCTCAACCTGTTCGGCTTTGAGCTGCCGCAGGCGATCTCGGCCGCGCCCGAAGAGGGCGGCGTCATCAACCTGCCTGCCGTGCTGCTCGTCGTCATGTGCATGCTGCTGCTCATTCGCGGTACCTCGGAGTCGGCGATCGCGAACACGATCATGGTGTCGCTCAAGCTCGCCGTGCTCGTGTTCTTTGCTGCGATCGCTGTGACCGGCTGGAACGTCGACAACTTCGCCGAGTTCGCGCCGTTCGGTTTCTCGGGTGTCATGACGGGCGCCGGTATCGTGTTCTTCTCGTACGTCGGGCTGGATGCGGTGTCGACGACGGGCGAGGAAGCGAAGAACCCGCGGCGCAACCTGCCGATCGCGATCATCGCCGCGCTCGTCATTGTCACCGCGATGTACCTCATGGTCGTCGTGACGGCGCTCGGCGCGCAGCCGGCCGACGAGTTTGAGGGCCAGTCGGCCGGGCTCGCCGTGATTCTCGAGCGGATTGTCGGGGCCTCGTGGCCCGGCACCGTGCTCGCGATCGGCGCGGTCATCTCGATCTTCTCGGTGACGCTCGTCGTGCTCTACGGTCAGACGCGCATTCTCTACGCGATGTCGCGCGACGGCATGGCGCCGCGCGTGTTCGGCCGGGTGAACAAGCGCACCGGTACCCCGATCGCGAACACGGTGATTGTCGGCGTGGCCGTCGCGCTGCTTGCCGGCGTGATTCCCATCAACTTCCTCGCCGAGATGACGAGCATCGGCACGCTCATGGCGTTCCTCGTCGTCGCGATCGCGGTCATGGTGCTGCGCCACCGCGAGCCCGGCCTTGACCGCAAGTTCCGCCTGCCGCTGCATCCGCTCATTCCGGTGCTCACGGTCGCCGGTTGCGTCTGGATCATCAAGGATCTTCGGCCCATCACGATCCTCATGTTCGCGCTCTGGACTGCCGTCGTGCTCGTCTGGTATTTCCTGGTCGGGCGCAAGAATTCGGAGCTCGGCCGCCAACTCGAGACCGGCCTGATCGTGCTGGTCGGCCCTGGCAAGTATCGGGCGGGGGATGCTGCTAGCAACGGAAACGCGGCTGCTCGCGCCACTGTTCCTCGGGGCCCGGACGCTGCGGGTGTGGATGCGATGCGCGCCAACGAAAACGCGTTGGCCGAGGACCGGAACCGGAGGCCCCGCTCGTAA
- a CDS encoding aminotransferase class I/II-fold pyridoxal phosphate-dependent enzyme, with product MSISELARPTHRDIDATMATPAAPSAAQSTTPYADALEQHARSVSTQLMVPGHGGTAAGVSGRLADFFGERLLQLDIPMLVDDVDLGDNSPYDQALALAAEAWGARRTWFLTNGASQANRTVALALRGLGEGIVMQRSVHSSFIDGMLVADLVPTYVMPSIDHEHGVAHGITLASLAEALERADASGVPLAAVYVVSPSYFGAAADLAALAELAHAHGVPFIVDGAWGPHFGFHDGLPASPIELGADLVISSTHKLAGSLTQSAMLHLADGPFADVLEAQINRAMSMTASTSSSALLRASLDIARHALVNGREQIGASIEAANAFRDVVRADGRIGVLSDTFGRFDDIVDVDPLHIVLDVSVAGLSGHWVRQQLINRHALFFEMSTATSIVAIVGAGKVPDYAAVFDALIEVITSPEAALVRGETKVAFPTLPEPGVLRRTARRAYFADSELVDASAAIGRVSADTLAAYPPGIPNVIPGEEITAETVAFLQAVAASPTGHVRGAIDPTVQRMRVLRDR from the coding sequence ATGTCGATCTCCGAACTCGCTCGCCCCACTCACCGCGACATCGACGCGACCATGGCGACGCCTGCGGCCCCGAGCGCCGCGCAGAGCACGACGCCGTACGCGGATGCGCTCGAGCAGCACGCGCGCTCGGTCTCGACGCAGCTCATGGTGCCGGGCCACGGCGGCACCGCGGCCGGCGTGAGCGGGCGCCTCGCCGACTTCTTCGGCGAGCGACTGCTCCAGCTCGACATCCCGATGCTCGTTGACGACGTTGACCTCGGCGACAACTCGCCCTACGACCAGGCGCTCGCGCTCGCGGCCGAGGCCTGGGGCGCGCGCCGCACCTGGTTCCTCACGAACGGTGCCTCGCAGGCGAACCGCACGGTCGCGCTCGCGTTGCGCGGCCTCGGCGAGGGCATCGTCATGCAGCGCAGCGTGCACTCGAGCTTCATCGACGGGATGCTCGTGGCCGACCTCGTGCCGACGTACGTCATGCCGAGCATCGACCACGAGCACGGCGTCGCGCACGGCATCACGCTCGCGTCGCTCGCCGAAGCGCTCGAGCGAGCCGACGCATCCGGCGTGCCGCTCGCCGCGGTCTACGTCGTCTCGCCGAGCTACTTCGGCGCGGCCGCCGACCTCGCCGCCCTCGCCGAGCTCGCGCACGCGCACGGCGTGCCGTTCATCGTCGACGGCGCCTGGGGGCCGCACTTCGGCTTCCACGACGGGCTGCCCGCGTCGCCGATCGAGCTCGGCGCCGACCTCGTCATCTCGAGCACGCACAAGCTCGCGGGCTCGCTCACGCAGTCGGCGATGCTCCACCTCGCCGACGGGCCCTTCGCCGACGTGCTCGAGGCACAGATCAATCGCGCCATGTCGATGACCGCCTCGACCTCCTCCTCGGCGCTGCTGCGCGCATCCCTCGACATCGCCCGCCACGCGCTCGTGAACGGTCGCGAGCAGATCGGCGCGTCGATCGAGGCCGCGAACGCGTTCCGCGACGTCGTGCGGGCCGATGGCCGCATCGGCGTACTCAGCGACACGTTCGGCCGCTTCGACGACATCGTCGACGTCGACCCGCTGCACATCGTGCTCGACGTGTCGGTCGCCGGGCTCAGCGGGCACTGGGTGCGGCAGCAGCTCATCAACCGGCACGCGCTCTTCTTCGAGATGTCGACCGCGACGTCGATCGTCGCAATCGTGGGCGCCGGCAAGGTGCCCGACTACGCGGCCGTGTTCGACGCGCTCATCGAGGTCATCACGTCGCCCGAGGCCGCCCTCGTGCGCGGCGAGACGAAGGTCGCGTTCCCGACGCTGCCCGAGCCTGGCGTGCTGCGCCGCACGGCACGGCGGGCCTACTTCGCCGACTCGGAGCTCGTCGACGCGAGCGCCGCGATCGGCCGCGTGTCGGCCGACACCCTCGCGGCGTACCCGCCGGGCATCCCGAACGTGATTCCCGGCGAAGAGATCACGGCCGAGACGGTCGCGTTCTTGCAGGCCGTCGCGGCGTCGCCGACCGGGCACGTGCGGGGTGCGATCGACCCCACCGTGCAGCGGATGCGAGTGCTGCGCGACCGCTAA
- a CDS encoding LysR family transcriptional regulator — protein sequence MLDLRQLQALRAVHAAGSVTRAARELGWSQPTVDYHLHALEQLVGGLVLERTPRGSTPTEVGALLVERGDEILALSERAVADARELQRSGRTTLRFGTYPTAAALLPEIVARVRGAGRELEVVLKEVPQLLDDLHRGELDALLAYSVPTIALGVRPEFEVAEVYRDPLLVALPADHPLAAAEALDTAALRSLHELPWVLGSSERDPMDVLLMATFEEAGLSPEVSIRTDDMQVMLAMVTARLAVCLVPRLAAPAPPPGVALVPIADESFARTLLAVVPKDARRTGLSMRQLRTHLAAAIAGG from the coding sequence ATGCTCGACCTACGTCAATTGCAGGCGCTACGGGCCGTGCACGCGGCCGGCTCGGTCACGCGCGCCGCCCGCGAGCTCGGCTGGAGCCAGCCGACCGTCGACTATCACCTGCACGCGCTCGAGCAGCTCGTCGGCGGGCTCGTGCTCGAGCGCACGCCGCGCGGCAGCACCCCGACCGAGGTTGGCGCGTTGCTCGTCGAGCGCGGTGACGAGATTCTCGCGCTGAGCGAGCGGGCGGTGGCGGATGCGCGCGAGCTGCAGCGCAGCGGCCGCACGACCCTGCGATTCGGCACTTATCCGACCGCCGCCGCGCTGCTCCCCGAAATCGTCGCGCGCGTGCGGGGCGCCGGCCGCGAGCTCGAGGTCGTGCTCAAGGAGGTGCCGCAGCTGCTCGACGACCTGCATCGCGGCGAGCTCGACGCGCTGCTTGCGTACTCGGTGCCGACGATTGCGCTCGGGGTGCGGCCCGAGTTCGAGGTGGCCGAGGTGTATCGCGATCCCCTGCTCGTCGCCCTGCCCGCCGACCACCCGCTCGCCGCGGCCGAGGCGCTCGACACCGCTGCGCTGCGGAGCTTGCACGAGCTGCCGTGGGTGCTCGGCTCGAGCGAGCGCGACCCCATGGATGTGCTGCTCATGGCCACGTTCGAGGAGGCCGGCCTAAGCCCCGAGGTGTCGATTCGCACCGACGACATGCAGGTGATGCTCGCGATGGTCACCGCGCGGCTCGCGGTCTGCCTCGTGCCCCGGCTCGCGGCGCCAGCGCCGCCGCCGGGCGTCGCGCTCGTGCCGATCGCCGACGAGTCGTTCGCGCGGACCCTGCTCGCGGTCGTGCCGAAGGATGCGCGCCGCACCGGCCTCTCGATGCGGCAACTGCGCACGCACCTCGCCGCCGCCATCGCAGGGGGTTGA